From Thalassophryne amazonica chromosome 5, fThaAma1.1, whole genome shotgun sequence:
cctcagtggctggaCAAGATCAAAGATAAGGTGACATTTCACCTGACGGCGGCAGAGAGATCGTTGCTTTGTAGAGGTGGGgagggaccagttgtctgcctgagtggttgtctTCAACCAGAACAGACTCGACCTGCAGTTTGTTGGCCACAAAAGTCATCACAAGAATAAATACTGAATTCATAATCCTTAACAAAGCACAAATTATTCTCAGAACATCAACTGAAGGAGGGTGGCCTGATGCTGAGTGATGAGCAAACATGTACTCATAGTGCGTTACTGATAAGTACAAATATTTCAAAAAGGACACAGTACTGCAGCTAAAGGcactgattattgttctttattgaTATGTTTGTCAGTCATAAATATGATCAAATTCAGCACAGAAAACATGGACTTCATATTTTACATATGACAGAGTTTTAAGTTTTGGCCCGGATGGCTGAGAGTTTGAGATGACAGCAGAGGTTTTCCATGAGCAGGGATCTGATACACGGGTCTCTGAGGCCGTAGATCAGAGGACTCAGACACCTTGGAAGGAGGTAAATGCACACATAAAGAACACTTCTGATGCGTATGATTGTTATCCTGTCAAGGATTTTGATGAGAAAGATGACAAGAGAGGATTCAACGTTTGAAATGAGACTGAGGCTCAGCTGAACCAGATGAAGCAGCAGCGTGTTACGAGCCTTCTGGGCTGAAGCTTTGTCTGTGGAGGCTGATCTGGCTGCAACCACCACACTGATATAAGAGCAGATGATCACTGCAGCAGCCAGCACAAACAGGACACACTTGGAGGTCATGTTATAGTGAGTGGAAGACGGGCCGATCAATATGTTGACTTCAGAACAAACATCGTTCAGCTGCAGACTCTCCAGCTCCTCAAATGGATATTCTAACAACAAAACAACATGGATGAGGATATGGATGGCACAGAAAAACCACACCACACAGATCGCTGCCACTGTGTTTGTCATGGTGACGATGTTCGCGTGCCTCAGCGGGTAGCACACAGCCACATACCTCTCCAGAGACATCACCACCAGCGTGAGAGGAGAGATTCCACTCGTTAAAATATTGGCCATGGTGAGAACTCCGCAGGCAGGATATGTGAGTCTGACCCTAGAAACAGCCAATATATACATTACCTGATTCTCAACCAGGTGCAGAGTGTCTGCTAACAGCAGGTTAAACAGGAGGACGTAACGGGGGGTCTCACAAAACACCACTTTACTATTTAGAGTGAATAACATGGTGCCGTTTATGAAAAGGAACACGTAACCTGGCAACGTAATCAGAATGGAAAATATCACTCGTTCTACCAGCCCCTGATACTGCACTCCAGCACTGACATTTGACTGAGGTTCAATTCCATATGACATTTTGGATAAGAAAGTAAGTGCTTCTTTAAGCTGCTCCCGTTTGGCTCAGCACAGCATATCCAGTGTGGATCAGCATG
This genomic window contains:
- the LOC117509718 gene encoding odorant receptor 131-2-like, with product MSYGIEPQSNVSAGVQYQGLVERVIFSILITLPGYVFLFINGTMLFTLNSKVVFCETPRYVLLFNLLLADTLHLVENQVMYILAVSRVRLTYPACGVLTMANILTSGISPLTLVVMSLERYVAVCYPLRHANIVTMTNTVAAICVVWFFCAIHILIHVVLLLEYPFEELESLQLNDVCSEVNILIGPSSTHYNMTSKCVLFVLAAAVIICSYISVVVAARSASTDKASAQKARNTLLLHLVQLSLSLISNVESSLVIFLIKILDRITIIRIRSVLYVCIYLLPRCLSPLIYGLRDPCIRSLLMENLCCHLKLSAIRAKT